Part of the Primulina huaijiensis isolate GDHJ02 chromosome 15, ASM1229523v2, whole genome shotgun sequence genome is shown below.
TATGATGAAACACTGGGTATCCGAGTGTTAATCGATTTCTTGGAGTTGATGGTATGTGGTTTCAAAGCAGCTTTGAGATACAATAACACATCGAAGTATGATTGTCTTGAATCACATCTCAAAGGTTTGGAGGGGTTTGGTGTCGTCTGTGAGCTTTGTAAAGTGCAAGTTACACGTTACGATGTGAGGGTCTCGATGGAAACAGTTGAGAACATCCAATGGAAGTATCGGTGGCACAAAACTTTTGTGTATGGAAAACAGCCAGCAGGTTTAGGCAAGACCTTAACTAGCAAACAAACTTCGAGAAGCTGGAGTACATATAGTTGTCCCTGTTGATATTTATGGACTCTGAATCACAAATCACTTTTGCTCGACTAGATCTCGGTGAAGGTTTTATTCTCCCCAGTTTCCTTCAATTTGTTCTCTAATCCTACCGAACATTTAACTATTCCAATATTTTTGCCGACGCATACATATTTCAGGTAGTGTTTGAagttcataataattttttttaatcatttgcaAACACTACCACGGTCGGGACCTAAAACATAAGTTGGCGGCCAAGAACTTTACGACTTTGTGGGGGACAAAGTATTTCACAAAACTTCTCAACGCATCCCCGACATCACCAGGACACACTCGGTTTTTACTCCAACCTCAACTGAGTTGCATCTCTCTGATATATATTCGAGGATCCACCGCCAGTCTGCTAGTTCATGCTTTTTCGAATCTTAACAAAATCCTCAACAAGCTGTAACCGAATTTCACTTTATTATAAAAGTTTTCTTAACCTCTCAACAATTCCCATCGTCCACACTACTCATGTCATTACTCTATCAAATCCCTAACCTAAAGAAAGGATAAAAGATACAACATGATGACAAAagcttttatttttatatatggcAAAAACTAGCCACATCCATGGCATGATGAAACACGCATCATTGGATCCCatgtattttcattttttgaaaaactttATACGCCCAAATAACTATATTGAATATAGAAGTGGGAGTCATAATCACACTCGGTAGGTTTATATATGGGAAGAAATGAAGATGCAAATATGAATTCAATACAATTTAAGGAGCAGGCAAACAATCTAATTTAAAAAGGGAAAATTAAACAGAAATGTCAATCCATTCAGCTGACAGAGTATTACAAATGACCGTAGCATCATGAATGTTCAGGATTACCAACACAAGCCCGTCTTTCATGTTGAACTCAGCTTCATTTTGAATCATTAATGGACGCGTCCACATCACACACACGCGTGTAAGGCAAGAGTCTCAATAACAAAATCCAAGAACATACGAAGATGTTGTTAAAAAAAGGCAAAGGAAATGCAACAACGATGACTAGCAGGCTATCACCTCTTCTTGAAGCCATATTTCTTCCTCTCATAAAACAGATCAGTTTTAGCACTCCCCAAGTTGACTATCTTAGGGCATCCATCCCTATCTTTTTCAAGCTGGGTGCACTCCTTGCAATAGTAGGCATCAGAGATTCCCACCCCACCACAGATGACACACCGGCCTTGGAAAGATCCATAATTGCATTCATCACATATACGAACAAGCGTGCAAGGGCGCACATAGGAATCACAAACCACACATTTTCCATCATCTTTCTCACAAAGCCTTCCTATAGCTATCCCTGGTTGCTTGCGACACATGATTAAATCTGGATGATGCTTAGCCATAACCTCTGGAAAAATTCCTAGAAACAGTCACTGCAACAAAAATTATCAAGTTTAGTTAAAGCAAGCAATAAAATCTATCATTGCCAAAAATCCAATTTGTTTTGGACAGAAGGGaaggtaaaaaaaattacgagaATAACAGACGCCAAATAGAACCATTTACTCCATGATCTTTTTTTGATAATAAAGAAACCAAATCTTCTTAAACGTCATGTTAAAGGCCTAAATATTATTTCACGTGCATCAAGCTTGAATTCTGATACAAATTACCTTTGCCTATACAGGACCAAGATCAGAAGTGATCTGCATCGTttcaaagaaaatgaacacggaGATGTAAAAAACAGGGAACAAAACTTTGCAGCCAAGTTTCTCCTATTTCTATTTACAATTGTGCATTTTATCGAGACAAAAGATACAATTATTAAAGCAGTATGTCCTAAACACCACTAACTGAAAGGAAATGTGAACGAAACCACATAAAAAATACATACAATGCAGGTCATAGCAGGTTCAGTAATCTTCATGCTCAAAAAAGAAAGCTACCAATGGCTACCCAAAATCTACTTCAATTcgtttttccaaaataaaaaaccCTAAAGATACATGAAATTTTAGGTCTTCAGGATAGGGATGGAAACAAGACGGGTTTACCCAAACCCGGGACTAGTCTCGCCAAGGAAATATAGGACATGGGACCCGCCCCACCCCAAACCCGGCGGGTCTACTCCGGGTTAGACCTGCAAACCCGTTTGTAtatacatcatcatcatcatagcATATTCCCGCTAGTTCCGTAGTCGGCTACATAGATATTAGTTATCCAAAATAAGTGATTTTCACATATTTCATCTCTTAAACCAAAATCTAAAATATCCTCCTCAACCACCTATATCCAAGTTTTCAATAGTCTACTTCACCTTCTACTCCTTCCATTAAAACCTTTTAATCTAAGATATGTTGGATTGGGTCCGTGTTTGGTCTCCTCTTCACATGACTAAACCATGTTAGACGTTTCTCCATATCATTATCTTTTATGGTTGGTACACCTAAATAGCTtgaaaaaccaaaatttattaCAATTTCTTTGATAAGGGAAAAAGCAACCAGAAGTGAAAAAGATAAAAGATCAATGCTCCATTCTCATATAAATGCTCTATAAAAATTCCTTATCAtcattttttaacattttctaactcaaaattatattttaactcagtataatatactttaaaatattacatACATTAGCAGAAGCTACATATAAAATGATGAATCAAAAAATTCTAGATAACATGATGATACTTACAGAAAATATAATCACAGTTTTAATACCATATCCTACaacatatttactcaaaatAATTTTCCAAATTCCTCGAATGCTCACAAAATTAAATTTCCAGCAACCAAATAATTAAAAGGAAATTTATGTTCTAATTCATCAGTAGCAATATTTagtaaaaatccaaaaaatatcTAACAGATGCTGTAAATTGTAaggaatgaaaaaataaatgaagagTTGGGACTTGGGAGGAGCATGGAATatacaaaaaaagaagaaggaaATAGGGTGTATAAGAGCCCACGGCGGCGGTCGGCACTTGActcaatattattaaattaaacatataataataaacaaaaactGCCTCCAATTAATCATCCCTGCTTGATTGACCACTCCAAATCATCGCTGTGTCAAATTTTTTACCAGCAAATAACTCGTATTCGTCCACACTAACCCTAATGAAATCTCGAAATAACAAAACAGAACCTATTTTGAATCTGCCAATTTTGAAGCTTGTGATTGATTGTGAGNggggggggggggggggggggggggggggggggtggaGAAAGAACGAGAAGTTGCACAGGACCTGGTGCGAGATGTGCTGACGTCAGAGCTGAAACAGAATTGTAGGGCAAGCAGTGGGGGGAACGACcgatttcctttttctttcctttttctttttcctggAAAATCTAAACAGTCCCTCATCTTCCAGTTATTGCATTTTTACCCCGTTACAAACATTGTTTGATatgtatgtcaaaatataatCTCGTGTTAAGTA
Proteins encoded:
- the LOC140960523 gene encoding PHD finger-like domain-containing protein 5A; the encoded protein is MAKHHPDLIMCRKQPGIAIGRLCEKDDGKCVVCDSYVRPCTLVRICDECNYGSFQGRCVICGGVGISDAYYCKECTQLEKDRDGCPKIVNLGSAKTDLFYERKKYGFKKR